One stretch of Methylococcus capsulatus DNA includes these proteins:
- a CDS encoding pentapeptide repeat-containing protein — MLNNPTITLQQRFLAGIIKLGMCLLLSIAAEAQPASVTVTNYGWFVASFALKGCDKELNAGDIPVEQYRTFDLDELGCSKEQTARLEIYYNWWGWKTLDFPPVVELRWVGDGVWRVMNKQNWAMATQGNILIRLDGPAWAPEASLIDFKKDLWKANLPGADLAGVDLSMGNLESANLPRADLSGAILRRADLSRANLSNADLSSANLYGADLNGADLSGAKGANLAAAITTGSTICPNKKHGPCR; from the coding sequence ATGCTGAATAACCCGACTATCACGTTACAGCAGCGGTTTCTGGCAGGCATCATTAAACTCGGCATGTGTTTGCTGCTTTCGATTGCCGCCGAGGCTCAGCCCGCTTCGGTGACAGTAACAAACTACGGATGGTTTGTTGCCAGTTTCGCACTGAAAGGCTGTGACAAAGAACTTAATGCCGGCGATATCCCAGTTGAACAATATCGCACCTTCGACCTGGATGAATTGGGCTGCTCCAAGGAGCAAACGGCGAGGCTAGAGATATATTATAATTGGTGGGGATGGAAAACCCTTGATTTTCCTCCCGTCGTGGAGTTGCGTTGGGTAGGTGACGGGGTGTGGCGTGTGATGAATAAGCAGAACTGGGCGATGGCGACGCAAGGCAATATCTTGATTCGTTTGGACGGCCCTGCGTGGGCCCCCGAAGCGTCCCTTATTGATTTTAAAAAGGATCTGTGGAAGGCCAACTTGCCTGGTGCGGATCTGGCTGGTGTCGACCTGAGTATGGGGAACCTGGAGTCTGCCAATCTGCCCAGGGCGGATTTGAGCGGAGCTATCCTACGCAGGGCCGATCTGTCGCGGGCTAATCTGTCCAATGCGGACTTATCTAGTGCGAATTTATACGGCGCGGATTTGAATGGAGCCGACCTTTCCGGAGCGAAGGGCGCTAATCTTGCGGCTGCTATCACGACAGGGTCGACGATCTGTCCCAATAAAAAGCACGGACCTTGCCGTTGA